The following coding sequences lie in one Actinomyces capricornis genomic window:
- the ftsR gene encoding transcriptional regulator FtsR: MSAASARMRRAAAPAPAQTAESSASGSWPRGISREPKMKIGQVVDALKAEFPALSISKVRYLEGEGLISPHRVGNGYRRYSQADLERLRYALSAQRDDYLPLSVIRQRLAQLDADEQAPAPAPVARVVARDGRIVESGLMDLESLTAHCGATEAQIEEMVAIGLISPDARGRYCAHSVRTARLALEVSRRGVPMRNLRAVRAAAEREADAIDQAVAPKRSRSRSAGEDSARALAELVAELHSALLHRAVEALD; the protein is encoded by the coding sequence GTGAGTGCGGCCTCCGCACGCATGAGGCGTGCCGCGGCTCCCGCCCCTGCGCAGACGGCCGAGTCCAGCGCCTCAGGCTCCTGGCCGCGCGGCATCTCCCGTGAGCCGAAGATGAAGATCGGCCAGGTGGTCGACGCGCTCAAGGCGGAGTTCCCCGCCCTGTCGATCTCCAAGGTCCGCTACCTCGAGGGGGAGGGCCTCATCTCCCCCCACCGGGTGGGCAACGGCTACCGCCGCTACTCCCAGGCCGACCTGGAGCGCCTGCGCTACGCCCTGTCGGCCCAGCGCGACGACTATCTGCCGCTGAGCGTCATCCGCCAGCGCCTGGCACAGCTCGACGCCGATGAGCAGGCCCCCGCGCCGGCACCGGTCGCCCGCGTCGTGGCCCGCGACGGGCGCATTGTCGAGAGCGGCCTCATGGACCTGGAGTCGCTGACGGCCCACTGCGGGGCCACTGAGGCGCAGATCGAGGAGATGGTCGCCATCGGGCTCATCAGCCCCGACGCCCGCGGCCGCTACTGCGCGCACAGTGTCCGCACCGCCCGCCTGGCCCTGGAGGTCAGCCGGCGGGGAGTGCCCATGCGCAACCTGCGCGCCGTGCGCGCAGCGGCCGAGCGCGAGGCCGACGCCATCGACCAGGCCGTGGCGCCCAAGCGCTCGCGCTCGCGCAGCGCGGGCGAGGACTCGGCCCGAGCCCTGGCCGAGCTCGTGGCGGAGCTCCACTCCGCTCTGCTGCACCGCGCCGTCGAGGCCCTGGACTGA
- a CDS encoding FHA domain-containing protein gives MSSRPIEQDPSSTQTFGAVDASMSGSAPIVGLNQQDAAAISALPAGTALLLVHHGPTTGARFLLDAAETTVGRHPRADIFLDDVTVSRKHAVFSALPEGGYGVRDSGSLNGTYVNRTRVEQVALRPGDEVQIGKYRMTYHPAPQRETAAQ, from the coding sequence ATGTCGAGCAGGCCGATCGAACAGGATCCCTCCTCCACGCAGACTTTCGGGGCTGTCGACGCCAGCATGTCGGGCTCCGCGCCGATCGTCGGACTCAATCAGCAGGACGCAGCGGCCATATCCGCTCTTCCCGCGGGCACCGCGCTGCTGCTGGTGCACCACGGTCCCACCACCGGTGCCCGGTTCCTCCTGGATGCCGCGGAGACCACCGTGGGCCGCCACCCCAGGGCGGACATCTTCCTGGATGATGTCACCGTCTCGCGCAAGCACGCGGTCTTCTCCGCACTGCCCGAGGGCGGTTATGGGGTGCGGGACTCCGGCTCCCTCAACGGCACCTACGTCAACCGCACGCGGGTGGAGCAGGTGGCGCTGCGCCCGGGTGATGAGGTGCAGATCGGCAAGTACCGGATGACCTACCACCCGGCCCCCCAGCGGGAGACTGCGGCCCAGTGA
- a CDS encoding MerR family transcriptional regulator, whose protein sequence is MLFGDPLPQLDADSGYRGPVACRAAGITYRQLDYWARTGLVEPSIRGARGSGSQRLYSFRDILVLKIVKRLLDTGVSLQQIRTAVAALHARGVEDLASITLMSDGASVYECTSPDEVIDLVAGGQGVFGIAVGRVWHEVEGSLAELPVDHAVAPVVEDELAKRRAAKRQQVG, encoded by the coding sequence ATGCTGTTCGGTGACCCGCTCCCGCAGCTCGACGCCGACTCCGGCTACCGCGGCCCGGTGGCCTGCCGCGCCGCGGGCATCACCTACCGCCAGCTCGACTACTGGGCTCGCACCGGCCTGGTGGAGCCCTCCATCCGCGGGGCCCGCGGCTCCGGATCCCAGCGCCTCTACTCCTTCCGGGACATCCTGGTGCTCAAGATCGTCAAGCGCCTCCTGGACACCGGCGTCTCCCTGCAGCAGATCCGCACCGCCGTGGCCGCACTGCACGCGCGCGGAGTGGAGGACCTCGCCTCCATCACCCTCATGAGCGATGGCGCCTCGGTGTACGAGTGCACCTCGCCCGACGAGGTCATCGACCTGGTCGCCGGCGGGCAGGGCGTCTTCGGCATCGCCGTGGGCCGCGTCTGGCACGAGGTGGAGGGCTCCCTGGCCGAGCTTCCCGTGGACCACGCCGTCGCCCCCGTGGTCGAGGACGAGCTGGCCAAGCGCCGCGCCGCCAAGCGCCAGCAGGTGGGCTGA